ATTGTCGTGGAAGATTTTAGTAAGTGCTGCCTGACGCTGTTCGTTAGTCATGTCTTTTGGTGAATCTTGAACAAAAGCGAATAGCGCTTCTTTCAGTTTATGACTTGGCTTGTTGTCAGTTTGTACCATTGCAGCGTAGAAAATAAATGCCGCTTTTTGTGCACTTTCATTGAAGATAACGTGCACTTGATTAACGTCTTTAGTATTCGTTAGCTTCTTAATTTCAGGAAGCATACTTTCCATATTACGACAGTGACCACAAGACAGAGAGAAGATCTCTGTTACTGCTGGCAGATTTGGCATTGGGGTTGGGATCACTGAGTATTTGTCACCTTCTTGTGGTGTCTTAGAGTCAGTACATGCGGTTAGCGTCAGTGCTGCGAGTAGCACAACGAAGAAAGATTGGTAAATACGTTTCATTGTCTGCTTCTTTAGAAAGATAAAAGTCACAACATTATGGCGATAAATTCTAGACATTGCATCGTAAAGTTACAAAAAGACACGCTTTTTGTTCAAATTTAATCAGATACATGCGGTCATTAAGGTTGATATTTTAAAGAGAATAAGACCGTGAATTGGCTTTTGGGTTGGGGTATGATGGTCGGCTTTTCTTATTGCTTTGAGTGTTTCTAATGTTTATTGGATTTGATTATGGGACAGCGAATTGTTCTG
The sequence above is a segment of the Photobacterium leiognathi genome. Coding sequences within it:
- a CDS encoding thiol:disulfide interchange protein DsbA/DsbL, encoding MKRIYQSFFVVLLAALTLTACTDSKTPQEGDKYSVIPTPMPNLPAVTEIFSLSCGHCRNMESMLPEIKKLTNTKDVNQVHVIFNESAQKAAFIFYAAMVQTDNKPSHKLKEALFAFVQDSPKDMTNEQRQAALTKIFHDNGLKSPYELTKEQQAEVFKMFQQSEAIVRDAALQSVPAFLINGKYLVNTSAHDSLQDMANTITYLKDKK